In Methanofollis sp., the genomic window AGACGTACGGCCACGGCGACATCTTCTCGGACGTGAGTTTTACGCTTGAGCCGGGAAAGACGATGGGGTTCTTCGGGATGAGCGGGTCCGGGAAGTCGACGCTTGGCAGGTGCATCCTCGGTCTGGAACGCCCGACACGAGGATCCGTCTGGTTCGAGGGTACGGAGGTCTCAGGCCTGAAGGGGAAGGCGCTTGCACGGATCAGGCCGGGGATGCAGATGATCTTTCAGCACCCCGAGGTGTCGCTGAACCCGAAATGGAAACTCTTCGACAGCGTGACCGAACCGCTGGCATTTCATCAGA contains:
- a CDS encoding ATP-binding cassette domain-containing protein, whose translation is MSSELLRVEHLRKTYGHGDIFSDVSFTLEPGKTMGFFGMSGSGKSTLGRCILGLERPTRGSVWFEGTEVSGLKGKALARIRPGMQMIFQHPEVSLNPKWKLFDSVTEPLAFHQKREREEVFQDLMPLIRAVGLRREQFSRYPHQLSGGEIQRAMMVRIYSLAPRLIVADEPTSM